One genomic region from Leptolyngbyaceae cyanobacterium JSC-12 encodes:
- a CDS encoding photosystem II cytochrome PsbV2 (IMG reference gene:2510095996~TIGRFAM: photosystem II cytochrome PsbV2), translating into MLQRLFWLRLLVGLLICLLTLTFVNMPAYAATGDPYVTRYLRVTDPINLPFDDQGTVRLFTATDLSKGKKLFEKNCLSCHVGGTTLPNPNVPLSLTALQGAIPRRDTINSLVAFLRQPMTYDGSEEAILCQRIPESWMPTVDVEAIAAFILRAAQKAPGWGIETFENS; encoded by the coding sequence ATGCTGCAGCGCTTGTTTTGGCTACGTTTGTTAGTGGGGCTGTTGATTTGTTTGCTGACGCTTACTTTTGTCAACATGCCAGCCTATGCAGCGACAGGAGACCCCTACGTGACTCGCTATCTTCGTGTAACTGACCCGATTAACTTGCCTTTCGATGATCAGGGCACTGTTCGTTTGTTTACTGCGACTGATTTATCTAAAGGGAAAAAGCTGTTTGAGAAAAATTGTTTAAGCTGCCATGTTGGCGGCACAACACTGCCAAACCCAAATGTTCCTTTATCTCTGACAGCCCTGCAAGGAGCCATTCCCCGTCGTGACACAATTAACAGCCTTGTTGCATTCCTCCGTCAACCAATGACCTATGACGGTAGTGAGGAGGCAATTTTGTGTCAGCGCATTCCTGAATCCTGGATGCCAACAGTTGACGTGGAAGCGATCGCAGCATTTATTTTACGAGCCGCCCAGAAAGCACCAGGTTGGGGAATTGAAACGTTTGAGAATTCGTGA
- a CDS encoding cytochrome c-550 (IMG reference gene:2510095995~PFAM: Cytochrome c~TIGRFAM: cytochrome c-550) codes for MLKRCIWLAVATVFFAFQLLVGNATAAELDAATRTVPLNDAGDTITLSLKQVKEGKRLFQYACAQCHVGGITKTDPNIGLDPEALSLATPPRNNIAALVDYMKDPTSYDGEQSIAEVHPSLKSKDTFPEMRNLTEDDLVAIAGHILLQPKVVGDKWGGGKIYY; via the coding sequence ATGCTCAAAAGATGCATCTGGCTTGCAGTAGCCACTGTATTCTTCGCCTTTCAACTACTTGTTGGAAATGCTACGGCGGCGGAACTTGACGCAGCAACCCGCACTGTGCCGCTCAACGATGCAGGCGATACAATTACCCTCAGCCTGAAGCAGGTAAAAGAAGGGAAGCGCCTGTTTCAATATGCCTGTGCGCAATGTCATGTAGGCGGTATTACCAAAACTGATCCCAACATCGGATTGGACCCAGAAGCTCTGTCGTTGGCGACACCTCCTCGTAACAATATTGCTGCGCTGGTGGACTATATGAAGGATCCTACAAGTTACGACGGAGAACAATCGATCGCAGAAGTTCATCCTAGCCTTAAGAGCAAAGATACCTTCCCTGAAATGCGCAACCTGACTGAAGATGATCTGGTGGCGATCGCAGGACATATTTTGCTGCAACCGAAAGTTGTTGGTGATAAGTGGGGCGGCGGCAAAATTTATTACTAA
- a CDS encoding acetyl-CoA carboxylase carboxyltransferase subunit alpha (IMG reference gene:2510095994~PFAM: Carboxyl transferase domain~TIGRFAM: acetyl-CoA carboxylase, carboxyl transferase, beta subunit), translating into MSLFDWFANRQKSGPISKERQEREIADGLWSKCEACSVLTYTKDLQANQMVCPECGHHNRVYSDERIRQLIDPNTWMPIDIGLMATDPLKFRDRKAYSDRLRDMQEKTKLLDSVQTGIGRLDGLPVALGVMDFRFMGGSMGSVVGEKLTRLIERATRERLPVIIVCASGGARMQEGLLSLMQMAKISGALQRLQTAKLLYIPVLTHPTTGGVTASFAMLGDIILAEPKATIGFAGRRVVEQTLREKLPEDFQTAEYLLQHGFVDAIVPRTQLKSTLARLIRLHQPVASAPPLPVHLPDVRPLSVTTSD; encoded by the coding sequence ATGTCTTTATTCGATTGGTTTGCAAATCGTCAGAAATCAGGTCCGATTAGTAAAGAGCGCCAAGAACGAGAAATTGCTGATGGGCTGTGGTCAAAGTGTGAGGCGTGTAGTGTTCTTACCTATACAAAAGATTTGCAAGCCAACCAAATGGTCTGCCCGGAGTGTGGGCACCATAATCGGGTTTACAGTGATGAGCGGATTCGTCAACTGATAGATCCCAACACTTGGATGCCCATTGATATTGGCTTGATGGCAACAGATCCGCTCAAATTTCGCGATCGCAAAGCATACAGCGATCGCCTGCGAGATATGCAAGAGAAAACAAAACTTCTAGACTCGGTGCAAACAGGGATTGGGCGGCTGGATGGGTTACCTGTTGCGCTGGGTGTCATGGATTTCCGTTTTATGGGCGGCAGCATGGGATCAGTAGTCGGGGAAAAACTCACTCGGCTGATCGAGCGTGCTACTCGTGAGCGACTCCCCGTTATTATCGTGTGTGCATCGGGGGGTGCCCGGATGCAGGAAGGGCTGCTGAGTTTGATGCAGATGGCAAAGATTTCTGGCGCGTTACAACGGCTTCAGACTGCCAAACTGCTTTATATCCCTGTCCTGACTCATCCTACGACAGGCGGTGTGACAGCAAGTTTTGCTATGCTTGGAGACATTATTTTGGCAGAGCCTAAAGCGACGATCGGTTTTGCTGGGCGGCGAGTTGTTGAGCAAACTCTGCGTGAGAAGTTGCCAGAAGATTTCCAGACGGCTGAATATTTATTGCAGCATGGCTTTGTTGACGCGATCGTTCCACGTACCCAACTAAAATCCACCCTGGCTCGGTTAATTCGCTTGCATCAGCCTGTTGCATCAGCTCCACCATTACCGGTTCACTTACCTGACGTTCGCCCCCTGAGTGTTACAACCTCCGATTAG
- a CDS encoding phytoene/squalene synthetase (IMG reference gene:2510095993~PFAM: Squalene/phytoene synthase) translates to MELLTTKSFAELNPDFNHMSCDSTMDGNPGIATLVGSSQYEAISDDALKDEDNAGWILELEPCISQEWIERIRWIRLVDRLAECELVGSKKLEFQTFLVEWQRLLHTGQIEKNAVHQSVLTGMRDRWFSKTGQPIDHTSIAAWNQYVLAIEEYHADNLIVETLEQYERLLMNLAGSFFQILPFLAENYRPIARHFGIIDQFYNHLRDLQEDAEQGICYLPLELLDQFGVSREEILQKKAPQNPNYYTMMQFWLGDYLPGLRRKVRQLSTIEDLHPSWKVLCDWSMYRYRRIEQVFRECQFDYTQFPELYWQRVRVELPLMLAQIKRQQQQIAPQDSMLALYTYLRGWKALNFISPIQRRSRLLSAV, encoded by the coding sequence ATGGAACTATTAACTACTAAGTCTTTTGCAGAGTTAAACCCTGATTTTAATCACATGAGTTGCGATTCAACGATGGATGGCAATCCAGGAATTGCAACTCTTGTAGGATCATCACAGTATGAAGCAATTTCGGATGATGCCTTGAAAGATGAAGATAATGCAGGGTGGATTTTGGAGTTGGAGCCTTGTATTAGTCAAGAGTGGATTGAACGGATCCGATGGATTCGACTTGTTGATCGATTAGCGGAATGTGAATTAGTTGGATCTAAAAAACTCGAGTTTCAAACATTTTTAGTTGAGTGGCAACGGCTTTTACACACTGGACAGATTGAGAAGAATGCTGTTCATCAATCGGTATTAACTGGGATGCGCGATCGCTGGTTTAGCAAAACAGGTCAGCCAATCGATCACACTTCAATTGCTGCATGGAATCAATATGTCCTAGCGATTGAAGAATATCATGCTGATAATCTGATCGTGGAAACGTTGGAGCAATATGAACGATTGCTGATGAATTTAGCAGGTTCCTTTTTTCAGATATTGCCTTTTTTAGCAGAAAACTATCGACCTATTGCTCGTCATTTCGGTATAATTGATCAATTCTACAATCATTTGCGAGATTTGCAAGAAGATGCTGAGCAGGGAATTTGTTATCTGCCATTAGAATTACTGGATCAATTTGGTGTTTCACGGGAAGAGATTTTACAGAAAAAAGCTCCACAAAATCCAAACTATTACACTATGATGCAGTTTTGGTTAGGCGACTATTTACCAGGATTACGACGCAAAGTTCGCCAATTGTCCACTATCGAAGATTTGCATCCCTCCTGGAAAGTTCTTTGCGATTGGTCAATGTATCGTTATCGTCGGATTGAGCAAGTATTCCGTGAATGCCAGTTTGACTACACGCAATTTCCTGAACTTTACTGGCAACGAGTTCGGGTTGAATTGCCGCTGATGTTAGCACAGATCAAGAGACAACAACAGCAGATAGCTCCGCAGGACTCCATGCTGGCACTTTATACATATCTACGAGGCTGGAAAGCACTCAATTTTATTTCACCGATTCAGCGGCGATCGCGTCTATTATCAGCCGTCTAG